The following coding sequences are from one Eptesicus fuscus isolate TK198812 chromosome 7, DD_ASM_mEF_20220401, whole genome shotgun sequence window:
- the LOC103289074 gene encoding DNA dC->dU-editing enzyme APOBEC-3G-like: protein MADNPAPRARPLMDIATFKDNFGEIWMKQTYLCYEVEVLEGNTWAPMEERQGFLRNQGADTPPGHAELCFLDLFPSWGLDRGKQYRLTWYISWSPCPDCAPELVKFLRENSHVSLRIFAARIYTKVSGFDDGLHNQHIYTLPDGYKHGLRDLRKKGAQLAIMTLKEHQHCWETFVDNQGQAFEPWPELDKHIRAHSQELENILRNPEN, encoded by the exons ATGGCGGACAACCCAGCACCCCGTGCCAG ACCCCTGATGGACATAGCCACCTTCAAGGACAACTTCGGTGAGATATGGATGAAGCAAACATACCTGTGCTACGAGGTGGAGGTCCTGGAGGGCAACACCTGGGCCCCAATGGAGGAGCGCCAGGGCTTCCTGCGCAACCAG GGTGCGGACACACCCCCTGGTCATGCAGAGTTGTGCTTCCTGGATCTGTTCCCCTCTTGGGGCCTGGATCGGGGGAAGCAGTACAGACTCACCTGGTACATCTCCTGGAGCCCCTGCCCTGACTGTGCCCCGGAGCTGGTTAAATTCCTGCGGGAGAACAGCCACGTGAGCCTGCGCATCTTCGCTGCTCGCATCTATACCAAAGTCAGTGGATTTGATGATGGGCTGCACAACCAGCACATCTATACCCTACCTGATGGATATAAGCATGGGCTGCGTGACCTGCGGAAAAAGGGGGCCCAGCTCGCCATCATGACCCTCAAAG AGCACCAGCACTGCTGGGAAACCTTCGTGGACAACCAGGGCCAGGCGTTCGAGCCCTGGCCTGAACTGGACAAACACATACGAGCCCATTCTCAGGAGCTGGAGAACATTCTCAGG AATCCGGAAAACTGA
- the LOC129149857 gene encoding DNA dC->dU-editing enzyme APOBEC-3G-like isoform X2, whose protein sequence is MADNPAPRARPLMDIATFEDNFGVKPERKTYLCYEVEVLEGDTWAPMEERQGFLRNQGADTPREPRRHAELCFLDLFPSWGLDRGKQYRLTWYVSWSPRPDCAPELAAFLRENSHVSLRIFAARIYTKVSGYERGLRDLRDAGAQLAIMTLEELQHCWETFVDNQGQAFEPWSELDEHIRAHSQELENILWNRRN, encoded by the exons ATGGCGGACAACCCAGCACCCCGTGCCAG ACCCCTGATGGACATAGCCACCTTCGAGGACAACTTCGGTGTGAAACCGGAGAGGAAAACATACCTGTGCTACGAGGTGGAGGTCCTGGAGGGCGACACCTGGGCCCCAATGGAGGAGCGCCAGGGCTTCCTGCGCAACCAG GGTGCGGACACACCCCGGGAACCCCGTCGTCATGCAGAGTTGTGCTTCCTGGATCTGTTCCCCTCTTGGGGCCTGGATCGGGGGAAGCAGTACAGACTCACCTGGTACGTCTCCTGGAGCCCCCGCCCTGACTGTGCCCCCGAGCTGGCTGCATTCCTGCGTGAGAACAGCCACGTGAGCCTGCGCATCTTCGCTGCTCGCATCTATACCAAAGTCAGTGGATATGAGCGTGGGCTGCGTGACCTGCGGGACGCTGGGGCCCAACTCGCCATCATGACCCTCGAAG AGCTGCAGCACTGCTGGGAAACCTTCGTGGACAACCAGGGCCAGGCGTTCGAGCCCTGGTCTGAACTGGACGAACACATACGAGCCCATTCTCAGGAGCTGGAGAACATCCTCTGG AATCGGAGAAACTGA
- the LOC129149857 gene encoding DNA dC->dU-editing enzyme APOBEC-3G-like isoform X1 codes for MADNPAPRARPLMDIATFEDNFGVKPERKTYLCYEVEVLEGDTWAPMEERQGFLRNQGADTPREPRRHAELCFLDLFPSWGLDRGKQYRLTWYVSWSPRPDCAPELAAFLRENSHVSLRIFAARIYTKSCSTAGKPSWTTRARRSSPGLNWTNTYEPILRSWRTSSGIGETEAWTSVSLSSRGSSAERGIKHFLQRVKTHHVPHLQLDPQKPAEGNQWAAKYS; via the exons ATGGCGGACAACCCAGCACCCCGTGCCAG ACCCCTGATGGACATAGCCACCTTCGAGGACAACTTCGGTGTGAAACCGGAGAGGAAAACATACCTGTGCTACGAGGTGGAGGTCCTGGAGGGCGACACCTGGGCCCCAATGGAGGAGCGCCAGGGCTTCCTGCGCAACCAG GGTGCGGACACACCCCGGGAACCCCGTCGTCATGCAGAGTTGTGCTTCCTGGATCTGTTCCCCTCTTGGGGCCTGGATCGGGGGAAGCAGTACAGACTCACCTGGTACGTCTCCTGGAGCCCCCGCCCTGACTGTGCCCCCGAGCTGGCTGCATTCCTGCGTGAGAACAGCCACGTGAGCCTGCGCATCTTCGCTGCTCGCATCTATACCAAA AGCTGCAGCACTGCTGGGAAACCTTCGTGGACAACCAGGGCCAGGCGTTCGAGCCCTGGTCTGAACTGGACGAACACATACGAGCCCATTCTCAGGAGCTGGAGAACATCCTCTGG AATCGGAGAAACTGAAGCGTGGACTTCCGTCTCTCTAAGCAGTCGGGGTTCTTCTGCTGAACGAGGAATAAAACACTTTCTTCAAAGAGTGAAAACGCATCACGTGCCGCATCTCCAACTTGATCCACAGAAACcagcagaaggcaaccaatgggctgctaaatattcttaa